The following DNA comes from Alnus glutinosa chromosome 6, dhAlnGlut1.1, whole genome shotgun sequence.
TATTTAACGATTGAAATTGGGGCTAAAACTATTCAATTTACCAAAGCATAATGTCATGATAATCTTAAAACAATTTCCCCCCCTTAAAAAGGGTCATAATTCCCACTTATCCAACCATCAATTATTAGTCCAACTTTACCCtgaatttttcttaatttagagaataattttctaaaatttatcgAACTAGTGCTTggcttctaaatttttttaaatcctcattattcttgaaattaaaatttcattGGCTTTAGGGTGTAAAAATTGGGTTATtacaaaaatacttttcaaaacaattatACATGAATATAAATTTCCTCCAAATTCTTCCAACCTAGCTAGTCTATAAAATTGTCACGTGTTcattaaacatgtgagaaacacatattttttttattataaaattatgcGATTctcacattttaattaaaaaaatcgtATACTTCTCATATACTAATATGTCCATAAAACATATGCTATAAGGTGCTGGTTCGGATGAGTACTGCTAGAAGGAATTGATCCAACGATAATTTTAACACTACATCATATTTGGAGGAATAAGAAAGGAACAAAAGTATTTCTTTAAGTATCACTTTGGTTAGGGTAAAAATGTGGATGCAGCTATTAGCAATATCCGCACTCGCACTCGCATTTGCATAAtgcggttatcacttttagTTATCTGCATTCACATAATGTAATtactatccgcatccgcatgattattgcggttattaaatGCGGTTTCCGCTACCCGCACATGAGGTAATTGAtgttttggattactatcttAATCTATATGCAATATTAAATGATGCGGTTATTACTATATAcaaacttaaataaattaagatttcacttgttacacaattcatgaTTATCAACCATAGAGAGTCATCATTTCATAGAGTAATTGGGATTTGGATTACCCAAataaaagagggaaaaaaaaagaaaaaaaaagaaaaagtaaatgtaGTGAGGTATAACTGTGAGATGATAgagaaaaaaatctaataaaacctAAATGTtctaaacttaccaaattcaaaatgacatcgttttagtaaatttaataaaatacatatactatatatattatacataaaAGGAATGCAGATATTGTTATTTTGCATACCTTAAAACCGATATCTgcatccgcatatgcggataatGAGTTTTCATAATCACATTTGCATTTATATCCACATATGCATATAACATATAATGATTGGGAGATGATACATACAGTACAAGTGCATAACACTAAAGCACATCGGAATAGGGCTCACATGTATAATTTGAGCATTTTTCATAACGAGTAGGTGTAGATACTAAATATAAACAGTTATTATCTGCTTGTATTTTCACCCCTAACTCCGCTCTGGCTTTTAGATTAACAGTGGAGTCACTGGAGTGTGATCGGGTGGAAAGTCGACCTCTTGTTAGTTGTTTCCAATACACAACCTGACACGTGTGAAACTTTCAGATTTATTACCGACTCCGACCCATTCTGTGCCGGTCCTGACTTTTCCGGGCCAGCCATGTCGGGTCGGATAGGATGGGCGGGTAGAAATTTAAATGGAGGATTCGGTGAACCAATTTTCCACGTTACAGAGATACACTAGTTTCCGTGCGTTACCAAAACACAGTACATTCCTGGGAATCCCGGAATGATTCCGGGGATTCCGTGAACCGATAGCAAATTGGATCGTAGACGACACACAAGCCCACTGTTTGGTTGCTCGGAAAATCCTAATCCCGATATGGAAAAGCTATCAACGGGTACCTCACCTTCCTCGCAAGACCGCAAGCATTGGATCGAGTATGTAAACACAACATCATCCCATTTTATCAAAATCTGTACCAATTAATCAATTAGGGTTTTCTAGGGCTCAAGATATGCTTAAGCGAAGATTGGTCACAGAGGATGATTTTACGTGGAAATTGCCAACAACAACATCCACAGAGGAAGAGGTGGAGATGTTGAGGTATGTGGGTGGGGTCGACATGAGCTTCTCGAAGGAAGACCCATCAGTTGCTTGTGGGACACTTGTGGTGTTGGACATTCAGAGTCTCCAAGTTGTCTATGAGGATTACTCTCTGGTCACCCTTGATGTCCCTTATGTTCCTGGTTTCCTTGCCTTcagagaggtttttttttttaaaaatcaaaatcctCTTCGTTTGTCGTGAATGTGGTTATGGATTTACTGTTTGATGCATTAGATTGCTTTTTGCTCTCTTAGGCTCCGATTCTTCTAGAGCTTTTGCAGAGAATGAAGAAAAGCGATGCTAGTGTTTTCTTCCCACAGGTAGGTTCTTGTGTCTGTGTTTAATGCATGAATTCACCATTTCTTAGAATATTaatctaaataattaaatctatcattttatGTTGGTTTTAAGTTTTTGGAATAATTGGATGATTTAGTACAAATTATTAAACTATGATGGTTTAACATTTTGGGACAACAAATGATTTAATAAGATCTTGAATTTGAACTTTAACTTCATAGTTTaccccatttcaattaaatagcTTTCGTCTCACACGTGAGAAGagtgttaaaaaaattagtttaaattattaaatttacttttattagGAGTTAAAGTTTTTGATACAACAGGTGATTATCACAATTTAGAAGTTAATTTGATTGGTAACGCTGGATCATTTTTCAATGAACAGCTGTTAATGGTTGATGGAAATGGAATACTTCATCCTCGAGGCAAGTGCTTCATTACAATTTCATATGGAATTTATGTTTCTTCTTGAGCCCTGTGCATAAAATTCAATGAAgcaatatacatatacatgactgtgttttatataacttttttcCCCTACTTTATTTTGTGAAGGAAACCTAAATAATGTAGGGATGCATGTACATTAGTAAGATATGTGGCTAGTTAAAGGGGGATTTTGTTAAACAATATTTCAAaaatgcgttttttttttttttttttttttaatatatatcatTATACGTTTGTCTCTATATTGTAAATAATGTTTTATCCTGTTTAACCAATGTATCAATTGGTTAAACAGTTTGCTATATATGATGTTTGCCATAACTTCAAAGTGAGTAATTGCCAAACCAAAATTAGTAAACTAAATGCCTTAGGTGAGCAGCTGTATTTGGGTTGCACTGGTTTGTAAATTAGGTAAATGTAATGATATCtcaaaaatttggagaaaaaattgacttgtttgcttctttgttttttccttcttcctgtATCATTCCAAATCATATGAGAATGGCTGGATTCTGGTCCCTCTAATTAGCACTTAAGGTATATGTAACAAATTCCAGAAGTTTGGACAAAAAATCagcatatttaatatttttctgtACAATTCCAtattataaagagaaaaaactattgcatataattttttgttttgtgaacTGGTTGTCAGAATTGTCAAATTCATTCTATAGCTAAACATCATTTTTACCCCTTttttaaattagatttttaAATTAGAAATGAAAGATTATATAGATATTGCCAATGTGatacaaagaaaaaggaagtttCCTTTTACGGATAAGCAAGAAGATATACTAGAAGTAACTAAAACCTTTTTCtttggctttctttgttttatttcatATGATCCTCTTTGACTcaatacaaaatattaaaagcaATACTCTGAAACAAAAAGTTGTTACTATATGTAGTGAGGCATGGTTTGGCCTCCAACCAGGGACGGAATTGCCCCGAGctttttgtccccccaaaattttaaaaaacctctaaattttataaaaattctcttaaattttatgtttttttttttatgagttcgaccccccaaaattaattttttacccttAAAGATCttcatttttagttttgtcccccCTCATGTCAAATCTTGGTTCTGCCTCTGCCTCCAACACTCTTCTACTGCAAAGAAAAAGCTTAGTTGAAAGTACTCATTAGTTGGAAGAATTGACGCCGTACACTTGGAAAAGGAGTTAACTAAAATAGccccatttttcatttttgaatttaagtttgattattgttttagtgACAGACTAGAAATGACTAaagtttgaattattattatttttttatataaatttgaaTTTGTTAGTTCAGTTCACATGATTTAGAAGGTAGATTCATTTATGGCTGTCTTAAATGTGAATTGTAATAAATTTACAGTAACAGTTGATTTCATGGTTAGTCACCTATCCTTGCTTTAACCAGagaaagtttttaaaccataaattTCTTGTGTAGGTTTTGGCTTGGCTTGCCATCTAGGTGTTTTGGCTGACCTTCCTACAATTGGGATTGGAAAGAATGTGAGTTCTGACTTTATTGCAATTTACCaattaacatttctttttaaattgaaGTCCCCAACTCCCTGTATATATAATagatatatttttgtaattaatcTGAATTTAATGGATAGACATCAATACGTCATTTTGGTTATTCTTGAATTTGCATATCCTCATTTTGACTTGAGAGCTTGATCCCTGATGACTTATTCTCTTGCTTAAGTTATGACAATGTTCCGACTTATGTCTCAGCTGCATCATGTGGATGGTCTTACCTATTCTGGAGTGAGACAACTTCTTGAAGCCAAAGAAAACTGTACCAAAGATTTTATTACCTTGACTGGATGCTCTGGGCACGTATGGGGAGTGGTAAGAGACTGAATATGATCTATTTTCCTTGAAGCACTATAGGAATCTAGCGGTTTATTATTTAATGGATAGATTGATTTATTAAATCATTTGGACCATATGTTATGAACTGTAATTGACCCCAATTGGCTGGCTAACTAAGATGAGGCACTCTGAgaatttttccctttttgttaCACAAAATAATTGATGTATGATCTTCTGTTTTGTTAGGGTATCTAAAAGTCATACTCATGGAATCCTTTTGTACTTGCAGAGAGAAAATTTTCATTAAGATCAAGTTTGGTATCTGTTCTTAGCATTTTAGTGGTTGATATTTGTGTATCAAATCCAGATCCAGAACTTTATCAAGAATCTTACAGGGAGCTCCCAGTGGTACTTTTGCTACTGGGTTCTCTTGTTCTGTGTTGCCCACATTATATCGAAGAAGTGTCATGTTGCCACAATCTCTCTCCCCGcccccaaacaaaaaagaaagtgttCTGTTGCCTTTTGCATGGGCTTGGCGCATCCTTACTgtaaattacttttaaaacaaATTCGAAAAAAACATATATTGATCTGCCCCCTGTCAATCGGCTTGCCAATCAACTGACTTGCTTTCCTGAGTCAATGGAGGAACTACCCCTATTCCAGTCTTATTTCATGTGTGTAAGTATTCAAGACTGGTCTTAAGGCCAGTTTAGTATAGTTCAAATCCTTCTAATGGCTGGTGCATTGAGGTGGTATGTCTTACTTTGTGCCATCAGTGAACAAAGTGCTAAAGTGGGGAGAGCTAGCATTTACTGCTCATAAAATAACTCATAAGAAGGTTTCATGGAAGGTTCCTGGAGGGATATTTAAATTGTTCTGATGTACTGGTTGGCATACACCACAATCCAAGGCAAAAGACTATATTGAATCCTGTGACacaatttttaaattctaaGCTGGTTT
Coding sequences within:
- the LOC133870237 gene encoding uncharacterized protein LOC133870237, with translation MEKLSTGTSPSSQDRKHWIEAQDMLKRRLVTEDDFTWKLPTTTSTEEEVEMLRYVGGVDMSFSKEDPSVACGTLVVLDIQSLQVVYEDYSLVTLDVPYVPGFLAFREAPILLELLQRMKKSDASVFFPQLLMVDGNGILHPRGFGLACHLGVLADLPTIGIGKNLHHVDGLTYSGVRQLLEAKENCTKDFITLTGCSGHVWGVAMRSTHGTLKPIFVSVGHRVSLDTAIRIVKMTCKYRVPEPIRQADIRSREYLRKRQMGMSE